Part of the Vagococcus jeotgali genome, TTTTTTACCAGTCAGAAATCATCATCTCAAGATGAAAGTTAGACTATCACCTAAAAAGAAAAGAAGTCGTCAGCATAAAAAAGCTCTTGGAAAATCAATTGATGAACGACCTAGCAAAATTGATTCTAGACAAGAGTTTGGTCATTGGGAAATAGACAGTGTCATTGGTTCAAAATCTAAAGATGATAATGCTCTACTTACACTTGTTGAAAGAAAAACTCGCTACATGATTACTGTTGTTCTAGATGATCATACTGAAGAGTCTGTTAGTTACGCTATTAAACAGTTAAAATATGAGTTTGGAAGAGCCCGATTTAGTAGCATATTTCAATCGATTACTGCTGATAATGGCAGTGAATTTAGCTCACTTGATGATACTCTGCAACAAATGACTGATATCTACTTTGCTCACCCTTATTCATCTTGGGAACGAGGAACAAACGAAAGACATAATGGTTTATTACGGCAATTTGTTCCGAAAGGAACGCCTATCTGTCACTACTCAAAGCAGTTCATACAACTGGCTACTGAAAAAGTTAATCTTTTGCCGCGTAAAATTTTAGACTATAGACAACCAGCAACATTATTTTTAGAAGAAATTCAAAATCTAAAGATCAAAACATGTTGGTAAGTAAGGGGTTCAATAAAATAACACTGATATTTAGATATTTTTACCAGAGTGGCTAACTTAATGTTGCAATTTAGAACTTTTTTGTTTTATTGGTTTTGCCATTTTAATCTACCTTTCGCTGCGGTCAACAACACTGATAGACTGAGAGCTTGTTCATCACCTCCTTTCTATGCTAGAATAGGTATATTAAAGAGACCTATCTTAGATAGAGTTTTTTGGTTAAGCACTCCTCCGGTCGCCAAACTTGAGGGAGTGCTTATTTTTTATTCTTTTATTATGTCAGCAAATAAGTTTTCACCATTGTAACTAAATGTGAATAGGAACCCGCCAGAAGAAAAAGAGTTGGTTCGCTTCGTTTCGAGCGTATTATTATATGCTTCTGCAACTCCATCATTATTAGATTGATATATAGTTTGAAACGCCGCTAATATAGTAGCCATCTCTTTATTAGCATCTCCCGTTGTTGATAAATTGACACCAATAATTTGACCGTCTTGTATATTTACATTAGTAGTGACGTTGTTTTCTAATGAAATTATAGAAGTTCCATCAGATTGAGATTCAGGAAATCTTGTTTTTGCATTTTCGTTAATTTCAGAAATAAAAAGATTCATCTTCATAGCGAAATCTTTATAATTATCTATCGATTTTCTTTTTGGAAAATCAATATTCTCTTCAAGAATATCCCCATTTTCAAAATTAATAACAACTAGAGTTTTTTCGTTAGTTAATAAAGCAGGAGAACTAGTCATAAACTCAGTACCATTAACTTGTCCATCTATAACTGTCCCATTTTGAGTCGTCAAAGTTATAGACTCAATTTTTTCATTAGCTTGCCCTTTATAGTAATTGTATATACCGTCACTTTGGATAATTTTAGATTCGGTGATTTCAGACTTAGAACAACCTACTAAAAAAATACTCAAAAATCCTAAACTAATTAATATTTTTTTCATTTCTACCCCTCCAAAATGTTATAATGTTTTTGGAGTTTATACTTCAGCACGTCATGTTCTCTGGTCGGAGGGTGGCGTGTTTTTTTATTTGTTTCTATTTTTAAGTCGGCGAGAACTTCTATCAATATTTTTATTACGTTGGAAAAATAGTATATAGATAATCTCTAATATACCGACTGTGTTAATTATGAATAAACAAATAAACCAAATATTTTGATTATTCCTTGAAGCTTTCCATAAAGCAGTCCCTTTCCATGCAAGTGACCAGATAAGCACGATATATAATAATGGGTTATTTGGGTTGAAAACCGCTGTGATTGTTTCCATTGTTTTATTCTCCTTTTAATTTAAATCTATTGTGGACTCTCCGTTTGGTATAGGACCATCAATAGTAAATGACTTAATTACAACTGGATCGTTATGATTTTTTAAATTGAAAATGATTGAGTCGCCCTTAGATTCGTTTGATAAGTTATATTTTTTATTTTCAACTTGTTCTAATGCTGTTTTATTTTGTGTTGCGGTAAAAGATAGGTCTGGTTGCTTAGTATCTTTATCATTCCATTGGTAAACAATCTCCAATTGATTACCTGTAACTTCTGCTTTGGTAATTGATATAGGTGGTGTTTCATTCTTGTGTAAAAATT contains:
- a CDS encoding DUF5652 family protein — encoded protein: METITAVFNPNNPLLYIVLIWSLAWKGTALWKASRNNQNIWFICLFIINTVGILEIIYILFFQRNKNIDRSSRRLKNRNK
- a CDS encoding IS30 family transposase; protein product: MVKIKNNTKTSSYKHLSLKERQLIEVWHNMGDSNREIGRRLGRHHQTISNELKRGTTTQIKENKKPKQLYFADTGQAKYIENRKRCGSKSKLVSAVDFINYACKQMIDFNWSPDAIVGFIKSLGTWDKPIVSTKTLYNYIDKGFLPVRNHHLKMKVRLSPKKKRSRQHKKALGKSIDERPSKIDSRQEFGHWEIDSVIGSKSKDDNALLTLVERKTRYMITVVLDDHTEESVSYAIKQLKYEFGRARFSSIFQSITADNGSEFSSLDDTLQQMTDIYFAHPYSSWERGTNERHNGLLRQFVPKGTPICHYSKQFIQLATEKVNLLPRKILDYRQPATLFLEEIQNLKIKTCW